DNA from Candidatus Eisenbacteria bacterium:
TTCGCAGCGCCGCCTGCCCCGCGGGGACCACCGAGCGCCGCACACTGACCGGGTTCAGCTCCACCACGTCGCGCTGGAGCAGCTCCGGATAGGTGTCGTGCCGGGCGTACCGGTTGGTGAAGATGGTCCAGTGGTGCCGGCTGCGCCCGGTGAGCTCGACGACCATCCGCTCGGCCCCGCTCTTCAGGTACACCCAGGGATAGTAGAGGGCGACCTTCATGCCGGCGCAGTCTCGACGCCGCGGGCGGGCTCCGCGGTGGAGCGGAAGAACTCCGTGTACCAGTCAATGGAGTTCCGGAGCCCCTGGTCGAGCCCGTAACGCGGGGACCAGCCCAGCATCCGGCGGGCCTTCTCCGCCACCATGAACTGCTCCCGGATCTCTCCGCTGGCGATGTTCTGGATCACCGGCTCGAGGTCTTCGCGCCCCATCTGCTGGAGCACCTTGCGCACCAGGTCCAGCACCGTCAGCCGGATCTCGAGGCTGAAGTTCATCGCCTCGCCCGCCAGCGACCGGTCGGCCGCGAGACACTCCGCGAGCCGCAGGTAGCCGAGCACCGCGTCCTCCACGTACAGGAAGTCGCGGACGAACTTGCCGTCGCTGCGGATGAGGAAGGGCTGCCCCTGGAGCGTCGAGCGGATCACGCCGGGAACGGTGCGGCTGAAGTTCAGGTCGCCGCCCCCGAACAGGTTTCCGCAGCGGGTGACGCACACCGGCAGGCTGTAGGTCGCGGCGTACATTCCGCAGATCAGGTCCGCGCAGCTCTTCGAGACGTCGTAGGGGTACTTGCCGTCCATGGGGTGGGTCTCGAGGTACGGCAGGCGCGTGGAGGCCCCGTAGGCCTTGTCCGAGGACGCGACCACGATCTGGCGAACCGGGCACTGGCGCGCGGCTTCCAGCAGGTTCCAGGTCCCCCGCACGTTGGATTCCAGCGTGCCGACCGGGTCGTTCTTGCCCACGCCGACGAGTGTCTGCGCGGCGAGATGGAAGACGGTGTCCACGTCGTACTCGCACATCGCCCGGCGCAGCAGGGCCAGGTCCTCCAGCCCGCCGCACACCACCGGGACGCGGCGGTCCCAGCCCTCCCGGACGAACATGCTCGCGGGCGCTCCGTCCCGGACCAGCGCCACCACCGAGGCCCCCCGCTCCGCGAGGGCCCGCACCATCCATCCGCCCAGGAAACCGGTCGCGCCGGTCACCAGCACGGCCCTGCCGGACCAGAACCCGCCTGCCGCGTCGGGCTTCACGGGCGCGCCTCCCCCATCCCGGGCAGCGCCGCTCCGATCCGGGGAGCCGCGGCTTCCACCCGACCCGGGTGCGACCCGTTGCCGAGGGACCACTTGGCCTCGCCGCACTGGAACAGCCGCTCCAGCTCCTGCTGGTCCTTGCTGGTGTCCATGGACTTCCAGAAGCCCTCGTGACGGTAGGTGTGCACCTCGCCACGGCGGACCAGGGCGGGGAAGACCTCGCTTTCCAGGTTCTGGCCCTCCCAGAAGTCGAAGACGCGCTTCTCGAACACGAAGAACCCCGCATTGATCCAGCAGTCGCGAATCACGGGCTTCTCCTGGAAGCGGTCCACGCGGCCGCGCTCGTCGAAGTGCACCGTTCCGTACTGGGAGCGCAGCGGCACGGTGGTCAGCGTGGACATGCCGCCCGAGGCCTTGTGGAAGGCCAGCAGATCGTGCAGCCGCACGTCGCCGATCCCGTCGCCGTAGGTCGCGAAGAACGTGTCGCCGACGAACTCGCTGCACCTGCGGATTCGCTCCCCCGTGTCGCTGTCCTTGCCGGTGTCCAGGATCCGCACGTCCCACTCGGGGAATCGGCCCTCGAAGTAGTCGAACAGGACCTCCTGGCGATGTCCCGCCGCCAGCACGAAGCGGGTGAAGCCCTGCTCCGCGTACAGGCGCATGATGTGGACCAGGATCGGCCGGCCGCAGACCGGCATCATGGGTTTCGGATAGTGGTCCGTGAATGGGTAGGACCGGGTCCCGGCTCCTCCGCACAAGATCACAGTTTGCATGTTCGTGCTCCCCAATGGCGGCGGCGAGGGTCCCGCCTCCGGATGCGAGCTAGTAGGCATTCTCCGCGCGGAGGACTGCCGGAATGGTTGCGGCCAGGATATTGAGGTCGAGCCCGACGGACCAGCGATCCACGTACTCCATGTCCAGCCGGGCGATGGTCTCGAAGTCCTGCCGCCGGCCGCTCACCTGCCACAGGCCGGTCATGCCCGGCAGCACGCTCAGGCGTCGATGCCGGGTGTGATCCTCCATCTCCGTGGCGATCCAGGTCGGCAGCGGGCGCGGCCCCACCAGGCTCATCTCGCCGCGGAACACGTTCAGCAACTGCGGCAGCTCATCCACGCTGGTGCGCCTGAGGAACCTCCCGACCCGGGTCAGGCGCGGATCCGCGGTGATCTTGAAGACGATGCCACCGGCCTCGTTCAGGCTGGAGATGCTGTCCCGCAACTCCTCGGCGTTCGCCACCATGGTCCGGAACTTGAACAGCGTAAACGTCCGGCCCCCGCGCCCCACGCGGGCCTGGCGGAAGAGCACCGGGCCCCGGGATTCGAGCGCCACCGCGACTCCGGCCGCCAGCATCAGCGGCAGGAGCAGCAGGAACGCGATCGAGCCCAGGCCCAGGTCCACGGCCCGCTTCAGCTGCCGCCCGGGGAACCGCGACGCCGGGTGGAGATGCCACACGATCCGCGCGGCGCCGCCGGGCAGGGCCGCCGCCTGGCCGCGCGCGTCGTCGAGCATGCCGAGGTCGGTCGAGACCCTCACCCCGAGATCCCGCCCCAGGGCCCACGCGAACCGCAGGTCGTCGTACTTCGACCGCATCGGCAGGGCCACGAAGATCTCATCCACGCACTCGCGCCGCACCACCGCACCGGCATCGGCCAGGGCTCCCATCCAGGGAATGCCCGGCTCGTGGCTCCCCAGCTCGGGCTGCAATTCCGAATCCACCGCCCCCACGATGGTGCGCGCGGGGCGCTCGCGCCGGAGGGCCCGGGCACACCGCACGGCCATCGGTCCGGTCCCGACCAGCAGGGTTCGCAACCTCATTCGCTCCGGGGCGCGGGCCTAGGCCTCGAGCTGGGGGCCCCCGGCGTAGGTTCCGGGCATCGGCTCGACTGAACCCAGCGGGAAGGCGCCGAGATCCATCGCCGGCGCTTCCGGCATGACCTTCCGGACCACCTTGCCGACCTCGTAGTTGTGCTCGGCCCACGCCATGAACCGACGCAGGCCGTCCCGCAGGCCGACCCGGGGCCGGTAACCCAGGTGTCCGAATGCCTTGGACAGATCGGGACACCGGCGCATCGGCTCGTCGGTCGGGTAGGCGTCGGGGTATTCGAACAGCTCGATCTCCAGGGGCAGCCCCGTCACGTCGCGCAGGAGCTTCGCGAGGTCCATGATCGAGATCTCGGGATCCGTGTTGCCGATGTTGTAGGGCTCGCCGGGGGTTCCCAGGAGCAGCACCCTGAGGCAGCCGGCGATCCCGTCGGAGAGGTAGCACATGGTGCGGGTCTGGGATCCCCCGCCGAAGACCTTGAGCGATTCGCCCTTGAGGGCGCTGCACGCAAACGTGGGCAGCACCCGGTAGTCGGCCGCGGCCATCCCGGGGCCGTAGAAATTGAACGGACGGACGATCTTGGTCGGCACCCCGTGCTTGCCGTGGAAGATGTAGCACAGGGTCTCCCCCGCGCGCTTGGACTCGTCGTAGCACGCCCGGGGCCCGAGGCACGAGACGTTGCCCCGGTAGGTCTCCGGCGTGGGCACGGCGGACGGTGCGGGATCCCCGTAGATCTCGCTGGAGCTGAAGTACAGGAACGCCTCCACGCCCTTCTCCACCGCCATCCGCAGGGCGTTGGTGGTCCCGATGGTGGCGGTCTCCAGGGTCTCCAGCGGGAACTTCCGGTAGTACACCGGGCTCGCGATCCCCGCCGCGTGGATGATGAAGTGGACGGGCCCGTCCACCTGCATCGGCCGGGTCACGTCCGCCTGGATGTGCCGGACGCCGTTCGAGGCCGGCCCGCCAGAGCCTCCGCGCACGATGTGGTTGTCCATGGACACCACCCGGCACGGCGACGCGAGGAGCTGCTCGTTCGCGTACTCGAAGAAGTCGGTGAAGGCGCGGCCCAGGAAGCCCGAGCCCCCGGTGATGAGGACGCACCGGCCCGTGAATCTGTGAACTTCGTCGCCAAGTCCCCCGGCGATCTCGCGAACATCCTGGATGCTCAGTGTGCGGTCATGCATGGTGTGAGATCACCTCCAGCTTGGGGAGGGGAACGATGAAGCGTCCCCCGTGTTCCAGGTAGGCAGCATGCTTCCGGGTGATGTCCGCGGCGAAATTCCAGGCGAGGATCAGCACGGCGTCCGGCCTGCGCTCGTACATCTCCGACACCGGAAGAACGGGTATGTGGTAACCGGGCGTGTAACGGAGCTGCTTCAGGGGACTGTCATCGACGATGAACTCCACGAGATCCCGGCCGATCTCGAAGTGGTGCATCAGCGTGGTCAGCTTCGCCGGCGCGCCGAACCCCGCCACGACCTCCCCCCGGGTCTTGAGCCCGGTCAACAGGCCGCGCAGCTCGTCCCCCAGGGAGCGGATCCTCCCGCCGAACTCCTCGAAGGTGCGCCGGCTCCGGAGCCCGGCCCGGGCCTCGAGCGCCAGCAGCTCGTCCACCGATCCGCCCCGGGGCCGCCCGCCGGTCGCCCGTTGCGCGACCGCCCGGAGCGAACCGCCGTGCGTGGGCACGCGGCGGGCCTCGATCAGCTGCATGCCGTGGCGAGCCAGGAGCGTCTCCAGGGGGCCGACGGCGTGGTAGCAGAGATGCTCGTGGTAGGTCATGTCGAAGAGCGTCTTTTCGATCACGTCCAGGAGGTAGGACACCTCGAACACCAGGATCCCGTCGGGGGCGAGCAGCCCCGCGACCGCGTCGAGCACGCCGTGGAGGTCGTCCACGTGCGCGAGCACGTTGTTGGCGGCGATCACGGACGCGGGACCATGCTCCGCGCGGATCCGTGCGGCCAGCTCTCCGGTGAAGAACTCCGACAGCGTGGGGATCCCGGCTTCGCAGGCGGCCCGGGCGATCTCGCGGGCCGGATCCACGCCCAGGACCCGCATGCCGCGGGCCTGGAACGGGCGCAGCAGGATCCCGTCGTTGCTGCCGATTTCCACCACCAGGGAGCCGGGGCGAATGCCGGACTCGCCCACGACGCTCTCGGCGTACTTCTCGAAGTGCGCGATGAAGGATGGGGACGTGGAGGAGACATAGAGATAGTCGCGGAAGAGGACGCCGGGATCCACGACGTCGAGCAGCTGGAGCAGCCCGCACTCCGGGCACAGGAACAGGTCGAGGGGGAATGTCTCCTGGGGCTCACCCATCTGGTCCGCGCGCACGAAGGAGTTGGCGAGCGGGGTCCTGCCGAACGAGAGGACCGGCTCGAG
Protein-coding regions in this window:
- a CDS encoding GDP-mannose 4,6-dehydratase; the encoded protein is MVRALAERGASVVALVRDGAPASMFVREGWDRRVPVVCGGLEDLALLRRAMCEYDVDTVFHLAAQTLVGVGKNDPVGTLESNVRGTWNLLEAARQCPVRQIVVASSDKAYGASTRLPYLETHPMDGKYPYDVSKSCADLICGMYAATYSLPVCVTRCGNLFGGGDLNFSRTVPGVIRSTLQGQPFLIRSDGKFVRDFLYVEDAVLGYLRLAECLAADRSLAGEAMNFSLEIRLTVLDLVRKVLQQMGREDLEPVIQNIASGEIREQFMVAEKARRMLGWSPRYGLDQGLRNSIDWYTEFFRSTAEPARGVETAPA
- a CDS encoding NTP transferase domain-containing protein gives rise to the protein MQTVILCGGAGTRSYPFTDHYPKPMMPVCGRPILVHIMRLYAEQGFTRFVLAAGHRQEVLFDYFEGRFPEWDVRILDTGKDSDTGERIRRCSEFVGDTFFATYGDGIGDVRLHDLLAFHKASGGMSTLTTVPLRSQYGTVHFDERGRVDRFQEKPVIRDCWINAGFFVFEKRVFDFWEGQNLESEVFPALVRRGEVHTYRHEGFWKSMDTSKDQQELERLFQCGEAKWSLGNGSHPGRVEAAAPRIGAALPGMGEARP
- a CDS encoding exopolysaccharide biosynthesis polyprenyl glycosylphosphotransferase is translated as MRTLLVGTGPMAVRCARALRRERPARTIVGAVDSELQPELGSHEPGIPWMGALADAGAVVRRECVDEIFVALPMRSKYDDLRFAWALGRDLGVRVSTDLGMLDDARGQAAALPGGAARIVWHLHPASRFPGRQLKRAVDLGLGSIAFLLLLPLMLAAGVAVALESRGPVLFRQARVGRGGRTFTLFKFRTMVANAEELRDSISSLNEAGGIVFKITADPRLTRVGRFLRRTSVDELPQLLNVFRGEMSLVGPRPLPTWIATEMEDHTRHRRLSVLPGMTGLWQVSGRRQDFETIARLDMEYVDRWSVGLDLNILAATIPAVLRAENAY
- a CDS encoding NAD-dependent epimerase/dehydratase family protein, with the translated sequence MHDRTLSIQDVREIAGGLGDEVHRFTGRCVLITGGSGFLGRAFTDFFEYANEQLLASPCRVVSMDNHIVRGGSGGPASNGVRHIQADVTRPMQVDGPVHFIIHAAGIASPVYYRKFPLETLETATIGTTNALRMAVEKGVEAFLYFSSSEIYGDPAPSAVPTPETYRGNVSCLGPRACYDESKRAGETLCYIFHGKHGVPTKIVRPFNFYGPGMAAADYRVLPTFACSALKGESLKVFGGGSQTRTMCYLSDGIAGCLRVLLLGTPGEPYNIGNTDPEISIMDLAKLLRDVTGLPLEIELFEYPDAYPTDEPMRRCPDLSKAFGHLGYRPRVGLRDGLRRFMAWAEHNYEVGKVVRKVMPEAPAMDLGAFPLGSVEPMPGTYAGGPQLEA
- a CDS encoding class I SAM-dependent methyltransferase — encoded protein: MVRVHPKAEPSPLACTRRADCRACGDRSLEPVLSFGRTPLANSFVRADQMGEPQETFPLDLFLCPECGLLQLLDVVDPGVLFRDYLYVSSTSPSFIAHFEKYAESVVGESGIRPGSLVVEIGSNDGILLRPFQARGMRVLGVDPAREIARAACEAGIPTLSEFFTGELAARIRAEHGPASVIAANNVLAHVDDLHGVLDAVAGLLAPDGILVFEVSYLLDVIEKTLFDMTYHEHLCYHAVGPLETLLARHGMQLIEARRVPTHGGSLRAVAQRATGGRPRGGSVDELLALEARAGLRSRRTFEEFGGRIRSLGDELRGLLTGLKTRGEVVAGFGAPAKLTTLMHHFEIGRDLVEFIVDDSPLKQLRYTPGYHIPVLPVSEMYERRPDAVLILAWNFAADITRKHAAYLEHGGRFIVPLPKLEVISHHA